CGGGTTGGCATCGTCGCCTGGTGTCTTTTCGGCCAAGAACATTGACAGGCCTTTGTAGTTCGACGTGTCAGGGTCCGTGCGGGCCAGTAATGTCATCACATGGGTGCGGCTTGCATGGGTGATCCATGTCTTGTTGCCGGTGACGGTGTAGTCGTCACCATCCTTAACAGCGCGGGTGCGCAGGCTACCAAGGTCAGAGCCAGTATTCGGTTCTGTGAACACGGCTGTTGGCAACTTTTCAGCACTCGCCAAAGCAGGAAGCCACTTTTGTTTCTGCTCTTCGGTGCCGCCCGCGATGATCAGTTCCGCTGCAATCTCAGAACGTGTCCCAAGCGAGCCAACACCGATATAGCCGCGCGACAGTTCTTCGGAGACCACGCACATGGATGCCTTCGAAAGACCAAAGCCACCGTACTCTTCAGGGATCGTCAGACCGAACACACCCATTTCGGCCAACTCGTCGATCACCTCCATTGGGATCAGTTCGTCCTTTAGGTGCCATTCGTGGGCAAACGGCTCGACCTTCTCAATCGCATAGCGGCGGAACTGGTCGCGGATCATTTCAAGCTCTTCATCAAGGCCAGTCGTGCCGACAGACACCTCAGCGCTACGTTCTTGCATCAACGCAACAAGACGCAAACGCGCAGCTTGTGTGTTGCCGCCTTGTGTCAGGGTTTGAACCGCAGGGACCATCATCTCACGCATCTGATCTTGCGTCAGGCCGATGTCTTGCAGGCGCAAAATCTCACCTTGGTTCATCGGGATGCCGCCGTAAATCTGCCAGAGGTATTCCCCGAACGCGATCTGGTGGATCAGCTGGTCAACTTCGCCAAACTTGCCGTCGGCCTGCAGCTTTTCCGCCCAAGTTTGCATTTGCGCCAGAGCTTCGACATAGGTCGCAAGCCATGCCAACCCGTGGGCGGCGGTTTGCTCGGCCTCGACCAATGCACCAGATGCGCGGCCATCAACCATCACCTTTTCACGAACACAGTCCTTCGCGGTTTCGAGCAATGCCCGCAATGGCGCGATTGTCTCTGCAGTTGCTGAAAGCAGGTCAGCGAGGATTAGCTTTTGGCCTTGGTCGTCACGAGGCATGGTCGACTCCTTTAGTTTGCAGATGCAGCAATATAGTTTTCGCAGTTGCAGCGCAATAATAATTCACCAGAAACTTACCCTACGAACGAAAAGAACTCGATCGTTTTGCCCGTGCGAGCCCTCTTAGCAAGGTATATGTGGTGAGTATGGAACAACTCTTTGGATTTGAAAGCCTTAGTACATTGGTATTTGTACTGTCCGTAGCCCTTTGTGCAGGGCTGGTGAAGGGTATCGTTGGCTTTGCTATGCCGATGATTCTGATTTCGGGAATGACGCTCGTTTTGCCGCCTGAAACTGCACTGGCAGCATTGATCTTACCAACGCTCATAACAAACGTCTGGCAGTCCCTACGCCAAGGCGTGCAGAGCGCTCTGCAAACCATTCGTGAGTTCAGAGTTTTCTTGCTGTGCGGCTTGGTGTTTTTGGTCGCCAGCGCGCAATTTGTGCGACTGCTCGAACCACAGATCCTTTACGGTTTCATCGGTATCTTGGTGACCGTTTTCACTGCAACGCAGCTGTTGGGGTTACGCCCTAAGTCATTCAAAAAATCGACACGCGTTGAATTGGCAGCAGGGGCGCTTGCTGGATTTACGGGTGGTTTGTCAGGTGTATGGGGACCGCCGACGGTCGCCTACTTGACCGCGATCGACACCAATAAACAGGAACAAATACGGGCTCAGGGCGTGATCTACGGCCTTGGGGCAATCGCGCTTGCAGGTGCGCATATTCAAACCGGGGTGCTTCGTGCAGAAACCCTGCCGCTTACATTGGCGATACTGCCGTGCGCGTTGCTTGGCGTATGGCTCGGCTTCAAACTACAGGACCGGATCGCGCAACAGACCTTCCGCACGGTGACCTTGGTGGTACTTGCAATCGCAGGGCTAAACTTGTTGCGACGTGCGATACTCGGTTAACTTAGCAAGTCGAGATAACCGCATACGCCAGCCAGTTCAGGAAGCGCGCTGGGTGGTACGACCGTAAACGTCGTCTCATACAACGTAACGGCGCCATATGTGGCCGTCATTGTCCATTCGCCCAAAGCAAGTTCATAGGGATAGTCGAACTGGTAGAACGTGATATTTGGATCATCACGAGAGCCAACAACAGTCGTAAAGCTTTGCTGTGTGGTGCCGCTGTCATCCAATGGGGGGTGTGTGACGGTCATCAGAACACCGTCCTGCCCAATGGCCGAAGCAAGACCTGAGCGAACACCAAACCCAATCCCCAATACACCCGGAACAAGGCGGTTAGTGCTCACAAATTGTGGGGCATCTTCGACGACGTATGTGGTTCCAGCCAGGGTATCGGGCGCCAGCCGAACGGTTCCACCCTCTTGAGCGCACAGGACCCCCGCTTCAAAAAGCCCAAGCATTGGAGAAACGAAGTCGTCCTCAGCAGCGGATGCGCAAACGCCCCAAGCAATGCTCAGGGCGCTTACAATAAATGTAGATTGCATTTTCATGCAGTCAGATTAGCCGATTGCAGCAGCTTTGACATCCTCATCAATGAACGGAAGGTACTGTTCAAAGTTATCTGCAAACATATCAACAAGCTTTGACGCCTGTGCGTCATACGCAGCGCTATCCGCCCATGTGTCGCGTGGGTTCAGAAGAACGTCATCCACACCGAGGCAAGCCACAGGCACATCAAAACCGAAGTTCGCATCCTTGCGGAATTGGCCTTCGACCAAAGTCCCGTTCAGCGCAGACGTCAGCAAAGCACGTGTCGCTTTGATCGGCATACGGTTGCCCGTGCCGTAAGCACCACCCGTCCAGCCGGTATTCACCAGCCAGCATGTTGCGCCATGCGTCGCTATCTTGGAGCGCAGCAAGTTGCCGTAGACCTCAGGACGGCGCGGCATGAACGGCGCACCGAAACAGGTTGAAAACGTCGGCTCAGGCTCGGTAACACCGCGCTCAGTACCTGCAACCTTGGACGTGAAACCGCTCAGGAAGTGGTACATTGCCTGCGCTGGGCTAAGACGCGCAATCGGAGGAAGGACACCAAAGGCATCACACGTCAGCATGATGATATTCTTAGGGTGACCACCAAGCGCTGTTTCAGACGCGTTGGAGATGTAATTCAGCGGGTATGCACAACGCATGTTCGCTGTCAGACTGTCGTCTTCAAAGTCGAGCTCCAGCGTTTCTGGATCGAACACCATGTTTTCGATCACAGTGCCGCTCATCTCAGTTGTCGCGTAGATTTCAGGCTCGGCTTCAGGGTTCAGACCGATGGTTTTAGCGTAACAGCCGCCCTCAAAGTTGAAGATACCGCGATCTGACCAACCATGCTCATCGTCGCCGATCAATGTGCGGTTCGGGTCAGCGGACAGTGTTGTTTTGCCGGTGCCGGACAGGCCAAAGAACACAGCGCTGTCGACAGGGTTGTCTTTGGCGTGGTTGGCCGAACAGTGCATCGGCATGATGTCTTTTTCAGGCAGCAAGTAGTTCAGCAGCGTGAAAATCGATTTCTTGTTCTCGCCTGCGTACTCGGTGCCTGCGATCAGGATTATTTTGCGGTCGAAGTTCATCGTGATGACCGTTTCAGAACGGCATCCGTGACGTGCTGGGTCCGCAAGGAAACTTGGGCAGTTGATGACCGTCCAATCCGGCGTGAAGCCAGGAAGCTCGGACGCCTCAGGGCGACGCATCAAGTGACGGATGAACAGACCGTGCCACGCCATTTCAGTGACGAAGCGAACGTCCAAGCGGTGCGCTGGGTCAGCGCCACCAAACAAATCTTGCACGAAGTAGTCTTTGCCACCCATGTGCGCGATCATGTCGTCATAAAGCTGGTCAAACGCAGCAGGTTCCATCGCAGCGTTGTTTTCCCACCAGATGGTGTGTTCAGTCGTTGCGCTGCGAACAACGTGTTTGTCCTTTGGTGAACGACCCGTGAACTTCCCCGTTGTCACGAGAAACGCGCCGCCTTTACCAAGCTGGCCTTCGTCACGCTTCAACGCTTCGGCAATCAGGTCGTCTTCGGAGTAGTTATAATAGACCTGACCCAACCCGTTGATGCCTTGATCAGGCAGCTTCATGGATGGGTTGACCGTGCCGTGGTCCATAGTCTCTCTCCTAAGATTGTTGGGGCAAAATGCCTTACAATCCTGACCTAACATGACGGTTTCACACGTGAACAGGCGCCTTTGTCACAGTTAGCGCAACCAAATCAACGTTAGCGCCATCATCGCGGTTCATCGCCGACCGAGATGCGCTCCAAACACCATAAGTGAGACATTTTAGTCATTGGTTACTCTTTTTAAGGGTACAAAGAGGTGAAGTTTGACGGCCTTTTTCAGTTTTGGATTGATTCGCTTGGGCTAAGTGGGGCAAAACTAAGAAAAAACAGGCAATTAAAAACACGAGCAGTTAGAGAGGCAGTCACATGTCACGAATCGCACTTGTCGATGACGATCGAAATATTCTCACTTCAGTACAGATCACCCTCGAAGCCGAAGGCTTTGACGTGGAAACTTATGCAGATGGCCAGCAGGCACTGGAAGCGTTCAATAAGCGTATGCCGGAACTTGCCGTTCTGGACATCAAGATGCCGCGTATGGACGGCATGGATTTGCTGCAGCGCCTTCGCCAGAAAACAACGATGCCAGTTATTTTCCTGACATCCAAAGATGATGAAATTGATGAAGTCCTAGGACTGCGCATGGGCGCGGACGACTACATCAAGAAGCCATTCAGCCAGCGCCTCTTGGTGGAACGTATCCGTGCGCTGTTGCGCCGTCAGGATGCGATTTCCGGCGAAGAGATTGAAGAGACAGAAGACAACAAAACCCTCGAACGCGGTGAGTTGACGATGGACCCACTGCGCCACGCTGTGAAATGGAAGGGCAACGATGTTTCCCTGACAGTCACCGAATTCTTGCTCTTGCAAGCATTGGCCCAGCGCCCTGGCTTTGTGAAGTCTCGCGATCAGTTGATGGACGTCGCGTATGACGATCAGGTCTACGTTGATGACCGCACAATTGACAGCCACATCAAACGTCTGCGCAAAAAGATGCGCACTGCGGATGATGAGTTTTCGGCAATCGAGACACTTTATGGTATCGGGTACCGGTACAACGAAGAGTAAAGACGGCCAACAGGTGAAACCTAAATGACGGTTGCCCCCAAGATTGATGTTCGTGATCTAAAGTCCGTGCGTGATGCCGCGCACGGGACGGGTGGCGTTGTCTTGGGTGATGACTTCGTTGCGCCGCGAACCGAAGACTTCATGACCCAACGACGCAAACGTCGCGGCGTTATTCATCTACGCAAATCCCCGCTGGCGCGGAAAATCATCATGTACAACTTGGTTGGCTTGATCGTGCTTGTAGCGGGCGTGCTTTACTTAAATCCAGCACGCGACAATCTCGCGTTTCAACGCGGCAGCGCATTGGTCAGCGAGGTAGAGCTGATTGCCGATGTGTTTGAAGCGCAGCTTCCCGTCAATGCGCCCGTAAACTTAATGAGTGGTGATGGTGCTGACGCCCGGATAACGCTTCAGAATCTGGACCTTCGCGGTGGGGTGGATGTTTATCTGCTCGACCGTAGTGGTGCGCTCGTTGAACAATGGTCAGATCCGTCGCCAGGTAATACGCCAGTTCCCGGTCTTGAACTCGAAAGCCGTGGGATTTTTGTTACCTCCGCCTTGAGCAACTTTCTCACGAAAATGTCGCAACTCTTGGGACGACGCCCTAACGAAGAAGTCGAACTGGATCTGACTGAAGAACTCCAAAATGCCGTACCTCAAACCCTTGAGATCGGTACGTGGATCGAAACGCAAGTCGACCAAAGGGGGCGATCCTATTTCAAAGTGCTCACGCCTGTGGTGCAGCAAGGTGGCTCTCCGGTTGGTGTGATCGCCTTGGTTTCGGCGCCCGGTGAATTGGACGATCTAGTCAGCCGTGACCGTGAGCAACTGATACAGATGTTTGTAATCGGCATGCTCGTATCGATTGCTCTAAGCCTTGCCTTGGCCTCAACTATCGCCCACCCTCTATCAGACCTTGCGAAAGCCGTTGAGTTGGGTCGTGATCGCAACGCCCGCAAAATGTCGCCCCACAGTATTCATATTCCTGACCTGACCGGGCGACCCGATGAAATCGGCCGC
This Octadecabacter temperatus DNA region includes the following protein-coding sequences:
- a CDS encoding sulfite exporter TauE/SafE family protein, which produces MEQLFGFESLSTLVFVLSVALCAGLVKGIVGFAMPMILISGMTLVLPPETALAALILPTLITNVWQSLRQGVQSALQTIREFRVFLLCGLVFLVASAQFVRLLEPQILYGFIGILVTVFTATQLLGLRPKSFKKSTRVELAAGALAGFTGGLSGVWGPPTVAYLTAIDTNKQEQIRAQGVIYGLGAIALAGAHIQTGVLRAETLPLTLAILPCALLGVWLGFKLQDRIAQQTFRTVTLVVLAIAGLNLLRRAILG
- a CDS encoding sensor N-terminal transmembrane domain-containing protein; amino-acid sequence: MTVAPKIDVRDLKSVRDAAHGTGGVVLGDDFVAPRTEDFMTQRRKRRGVIHLRKSPLARKIIMYNLVGLIVLVAGVLYLNPARDNLAFQRGSALVSEVELIADVFEAQLPVNAPVNLMSGDGADARITLQNLDLRGGVDVYLLDRSGALVEQWSDPSPGNTPVPGLELESRGIFVTSALSNFLTKMSQLLGRRPNEEVELDLTEELQNAVPQTLEIGTWIETQVDQRGRSYFKVLTPVVQQGGSPVGVIALVSAPGELDDLVSRDREQLIQMFVIGMLVSIALSLALASTIAHPLSDLAKAVELGRDRNARKMSPHSIHIPDLTGRPDEIGRLSGAMRGMVSALFERIEGNEQFAADVAHEIKNPLASLRSAVGTLRNVKREDHRQRMLEVIEHDVQRLDRLVSDISNASRLDSELVKEEEESFDLIKTLSHLTEFLGNQAKEKKVDFISDLPKTPIQIMGLEGRLAQVFVNLISNAISFCEDGDAIRVWVRKRENRVLVVVEDTGPGIPDGALQKVFQRFYSERPEMQFGDNSGLGLAISKQIVEAHGGVIWAENIRPTDADIGSEPLGARFVVGLPV
- a CDS encoding phosphoenolpyruvate carboxykinase yields the protein MDHGTVNPSMKLPDQGINGLGQVYYNYSEDDLIAEALKRDEGQLGKGGAFLVTTGKFTGRSPKDKHVVRSATTEHTIWWENNAAMEPAAFDQLYDDMIAHMGGKDYFVQDLFGGADPAHRLDVRFVTEMAWHGLFIRHLMRRPEASELPGFTPDWTVINCPSFLADPARHGCRSETVITMNFDRKIILIAGTEYAGENKKSIFTLLNYLLPEKDIMPMHCSANHAKDNPVDSAVFFGLSGTGKTTLSADPNRTLIGDDEHGWSDRGIFNFEGGCYAKTIGLNPEAEPEIYATTEMSGTVIENMVFDPETLELDFEDDSLTANMRCAYPLNYISNASETALGGHPKNIIMLTCDAFGVLPPIARLSPAQAMYHFLSGFTSKVAGTERGVTEPEPTFSTCFGAPFMPRRPEVYGNLLRSKIATHGATCWLVNTGWTGGAYGTGNRMPIKATRALLTSALNGTLVEGQFRKDANFGFDVPVACLGVDDVLLNPRDTWADSAAYDAQASKLVDMFADNFEQYLPFIDEDVKAAAIG
- a CDS encoding acyl-CoA dehydrogenase family protein — protein: MPRDDQGQKLILADLLSATAETIAPLRALLETAKDCVREKVMVDGRASGALVEAEQTAAHGLAWLATYVEALAQMQTWAEKLQADGKFGEVDQLIHQIAFGEYLWQIYGGIPMNQGEILRLQDIGLTQDQMREMMVPAVQTLTQGGNTQAARLRLVALMQERSAEVSVGTTGLDEELEMIRDQFRRYAIEKVEPFAHEWHLKDELIPMEVIDELAEMGVFGLTIPEEYGGFGLSKASMCVVSEELSRGYIGVGSLGTRSEIAAELIIAGGTEEQKQKWLPALASAEKLPTAVFTEPNTGSDLGSLRTRAVKDGDDYTVTGNKTWITHASRTHVMTLLARTDPDTSNYKGLSMFLAEKTPGDDANPFPTEGMTGGEIEVLGYRGMKEYELAFDGFKVKGENLLGGEEGKGFKQLMETFESARIQTAARAIGVACSALDVGMQYAQDRKQFGKSLIEFPRVANKLAMMAVEIMVARQLTYFSAFEKDEGRRCDVEAGMAKLLGARVAWAAADNALQIHGGNGFALEYKVSRILCDARILNIFEGAGEIQAQVIARRIL
- a CDS encoding response regulator transcription factor codes for the protein MSRIALVDDDRNILTSVQITLEAEGFDVETYADGQQALEAFNKRMPELAVLDIKMPRMDGMDLLQRLRQKTTMPVIFLTSKDDEIDEVLGLRMGADDYIKKPFSQRLLVERIRALLRRQDAISGEEIEETEDNKTLERGELTMDPLRHAVKWKGNDVSLTVTEFLLLQALAQRPGFVKSRDQLMDVAYDDQVYVDDRTIDSHIKRLRKKMRTADDEFSAIETLYGIGYRYNEE
- a CDS encoding DUF3859 domain-containing protein, which gives rise to MKMQSTFIVSALSIAWGVCASAAEDDFVSPMLGLFEAGVLCAQEGGTVRLAPDTLAGTTYVVEDAPQFVSTNRLVPGVLGIGFGVRSGLASAIGQDGVLMTVTHPPLDDSGTTQQSFTTVVGSRDDPNITFYQFDYPYELALGEWTMTATYGAVTLYETTFTVVPPSALPELAGVCGYLDLLS